A stretch of DNA from Roseovarius sp. W115:
TCTGCACTGAGCAGATCCTCGGCCGTGCCAGTCCACCCCCCACCGCGCAGCCCCGCCACAATCAGCGCCAGCACATCACGAGTGGAGAACCCACCATTCTCAAACCGCTTGATCAGTGCGACCAGTGAGTCCGCCTCAAGCCCCGCCTCAAGCTCAGCCAGAGCCCCCAGCGTCAGCTTAAGAACGTGACGCGTGCCATCAATCACAAGCGCCACTTCTCCGGCATACGGGTTCGCCATACCGTTCACGCCGCCACAAAGCTGAGCTGACCCGCCGAAGACAGTGCCAGCTCATAGGTCGCCTCGCCGTCATGCGTACCCGCATATTCAATCGAACTGACCTGAAACGGGCCTTCGATGATGCCGAAATCCGGAATCACCACCTGAAAATCCGGCATTTCCCCGTCGAAAAAGATCTGCCGCGCACGTTCATCGCTGCTTTCGTCGCGAAAGATGCCCGAGCCGCTGATCGCGGCTGATTTCACGCCCGCCCCGGCCAGCAACTCGCGCCAGCCACCTGCGGATTCCAGGCTCGTGACATCCACGCTTTCTGCGTTGAAGCTGATCCGCGTCGCCCGAAGGCCCGCCACAGTCTGAAAGTTTCCGTCGCCTGTAAGGTCGATCTTGACCAAAAGGTCTTTGCCATTTTGCACTGCCATGATGTCTGTCTCCGAAACTGTTGGGGTTACGCGGTGTCGTCCACACGCGCGCGAAAAATAAGATCGATCCGCCTGAGCGCGCCGGTGCCTTCGCGCTGCGCCCGGGCGCGATAGAAGTTGAGCGAACTTAAACGTCCTCGGCTCAACACGAGAGGCGCACCAACAAGCGCATCACTGATTGCCCCTGCGACCTCCTTGGCGGCATGAAAGCCCGACACTTCTGTCACCACTGAAACGGTGAACCGATGCCATGCCCCCTGCCCGGTGACATCTGATTGCACCTGTGCGTCCTCAGGTCCGAGCGTCACATAGACAGGGGGCATACTGCCCTGGGGCAGCGCATCATATATCGCGCCTGCCACCAGATCATTCAAAGCAGTATCCGCCGACAAACGTTGATAAACCGCCGCCTGCAAAGCGGCTGCTACGCCATAGCTCACAGCGCGACCTCCTCTTCACAAAAGCAGGTCAGATAGCGCGCCTGCGCATCTGCTTCGGCCACAGCCTGAATGCGAAAGACACGCACGCCTTCGCGAAACCTCTGGCCAGGCGTGGGCCGCGATGGCGCACCATAGGGCGCCGCACGTACAATGATACGATACACAGTGGTCGATAGGCTCACCGCCTCACCGGATGCATCTCGGCCCGTGCGCGCCTGCACGTCGGCCCAGACCGCGCCGAGTGACACCCAAGTGTCATCAAATCCACCCGCACCATCCGGTGTGCGTTCCCGATGTTCCAGCATCAAATGCCGGTTGAGACGTGGACCATTCATGACAAACGACCCCCGCTCAGCAAGCGCACGGTACGATAGCGCTCGATCAGGGATTTGACCCCAAAAGGCATCTGTGTGTCGCCCTGACGCGTCTCATGACGATGCTCGTAGTAATGCGCCGCCAGCAGGATCACCGCCTGCCCAAGATCCGCAGGCAAACCGCCCCAGGCGCTGGCATAACCCGCCACAAAGCTCAGCTCAGCCACGCCGCCGGGCGGCACACCGGGCAATGTACTGCCCACAGGGCGCAGGATTGGACGTTGCGCATCGGCCTCCAGCACGTAATGCGTGGTGTCGATGGTCTCTTCTTCTTCAATCCGGTTGCGCAGGATCAATGAAACAATCTCGCTTACAGGCGCCACCGGAAGCGCTTGGCCCGTGGCATCCCACCACCGGGTCAGCGTCCATGAAAAAGTGCGCGTAATCAAAATCTTTCCAGTACGCGCCTCAATCGCCGACACTGCCGCGCGCAGATAGCTTTCCAAAAGCGGATCTTGCACATCCGCATCCGAAAACCCGGTTCCCAGCTTGAGATGCGACTTGAACTCATCCACCGGCAGCGCGGATTGAGAAACGGCAGTCTCTTCGATTAACATCATGGTTTCACTCCAGAAATCCCAACCCATCTCCTTGCTCGATGCCACGCACCCGATCTCACACCAAACCAAGGAGACGCGCCTGGCGGCTTGCAAGATGCGTGGGCAATGACCGGGGGCACAGGCCCCCGATCACACATGCCAAGGCTCAGGAAAGGCCGAATTTCAGCAGTTTGATCGCCGCAAAATCGCTCACATCTCCGCCCACGCGCTTGGTGGCGTAAAACAGAACATGCGGCTTGGCTGAGAACGGATCGCGCAGCACGCGCAGGTCTGGGCGCTCTGCCACGGTGTAACCTGCACTGAAATCACCAAAGGCAATCGCGGTGGAATCTACGGCAATATCCGGCATGTCCTCGGCAATCAGCACCGGATACCCCAGAAGACGCGCAGGCTCTCCGGCCGCAAGACCATCCGACCAAAGGAACCGCCCATCGGCATCCTTCAGCTTGCGCACCGCACCGGCGGTCTTGGAATTCATCACGAATGTGCCATTTGCCCGGTACTGTGCGCCCAGCGCGTAAGCCAGATCAACAATCGCATCGGCTCCGTTGAAATCACCATCCGCACCCGTGGCCACATAGCCCAGGTTGCCCCAGCTCCAGCCGCCATTGGCCACAATTGAATGGGTCAGAAAACCAGTGGGCTTGTCCACACCGTCGCCATTCACAAAGGCAGCGGCCTCTGCGCGGGCAAACTTGTCGGCGATCCGGCCAGCCAGCCACGCCTCGATGTCAAACGCACTGTCATCCAGCAGACGCTGTGACGCTTTCGGCAGCGCATTCAGCTCGTGCAGCGGAATGGAAATCCGGTCAATTGAAGGTGTTGAGGTTTCCGTCGCATCGCCGGTCTCAGAGGCCCAGCCATGGCCAATATCCGTGTGATCAATCAGCACATCATAAGACGTCGCCTCAACCTCAACCACATTGGCAATGGCGCGTACCGACGCGGTGCTGCCCAGAACGCTCTTGATCGTGGCCGACGTCTCTGGGTCAACGAGGTAGCCCCCTTCTGCCGCCACAGCGGTACTGAGCGCCTTGCCTTCAAGCTCCAGTCCGCGCAGTCCATCATCATCGCCGGAGCGCAGGTAAGAGCCAAACGCCTTTTGATGCGGCGCGCCTGCATCCACGCTTTGCGAAAGTACCGGGCGTTTGGCGCCCATTGATTTACGTTCCATCTTGGTCATCTTGTCGTCCTGTTGCTGAAGTCGCTGTTGAATGTCGGCCTGAAAGCCTTTGAGGTCGCTGACAAATCCCGCCATGGCGGCCTTGATCTCGGTGACCGGAGACAGATCTTCCCCGGCCCGAGACCGCGTCTCGGTGTTGCTCATTTCTCGATCCTGTTTGGTTTCGTGGTTAGGGGCGCGCTGCTACATCTGCGCGATCTCCTGTCGGGCGTCCTCAAGGGCCGCCGCCAATTCACGCAAAGTGTCGCTGACCAGGGTATCGTCCTTGGCCCCCACCCGCGCACTGGGCAGCATGGGGAAGGTCACAAGCGACACCTCCCAAAGCTCCAGTTCCTTCAAGAGCCGCTGGCCCTTGTCATCTCTGACCGCCTTCACGGTGCGGTACCCGATGCTCAGCCCGTCAATGGCCTGTGCTGCAATCAACGTGGCTGCTTCTCGGGCGCGCTCTATGCCATCCAGAAGCCGGCCCTTGACATAAAGCCCCTTTTCATCTTCGCGCACCTCGTCCCAGACACCGATAGGCTGGGCCGGATCATGCTGCCAGAGCATCTTGATCTGACGCCCCTCCTCGGCAAGCCGCCGCAACGACCCGGAATACGCCCCGCGCTCAACCACATCGCCGCCACGGTCCTTGCGGCCAAAGTAACTGGCATAGCCTTCGATGTGCGTGCCATCAGTCACCGTGAGATCCTCATCAAATCGGCAAAACTTGCGCTCAAGCCCGGTCTCGGTCTGCATCTGTTGCTCCTTTCGTCCACGCATCTGCGGACGTTAACCTTGGTAAAAAGTGGTGATCGTGGTCCAAAGCGGGTGACAGCGGTGATAGGCATGGGCCCGACTGCCCTGGATCCCGTGCAGATCCCGCACAAGCCACGGCCCGCTATATTGCTCTCCCACTGGACGCGTGCGCGGCGAGTCATCGGAATGCGGCTCAAAATCGACGCTCAGACGCACCGGCCCTTCATACCAGACCAACGCCAGGAACTCGCATTGCCGAACCTTGCGAAACCGCACGTAGAAACTCGTACCTTCACGGGTTTCTTCGTCGTGGCTCACCTCCACATCGCGCACCACCGGGAACCAACGTGCTTCCAGAACCGGCCCCGCTGCGAAAAACGCAGGCGTCAGCGCCAGAGACATGCCAACCACCAGCAAGCTGCTGGAGAATTTCGTGAACTTAAACACCAAGCATACTCCCCTGCATAACAAACGACATGAACCCCCCCAGAATGGCCGCGATGATAAGCCAGACCAGCCGCGAAACATGCCCGTCGATCTTTTCCAGCCTTCGGTCAATTTGGTTAAAACGCAGAATCCATGAACTTCTGTTTTTCCTCGCTCACGGCACGTTCGGTTTCCATCGCCGCAACGCTCAGCTCCAGCGAGGTCAGCCGCCGCTCCACATGCCGAAACATGGCTTGCGTGCCGTCAAACGAGGCATAAAGCCCGTCTAGGTCGTTGTGTGTGTCATCCGAGTTCATACGCCCGCCTCAACTGCGGCCAGCCCAAGAAGCGCCCGTTTCTCCGCGTCGCTCAGGAAAGTTGCGGCCGTCACGCGCGCCCATTGCGCATCACGCTCTGCAGAAAGCGCCGGCACCTGATCCAGATCAGGTCGAAGCTCGAACACATCAATGGAATAGCTAGAAAGCCAATCCGCCACGCTCGCCACCACCCGTGCCACCAAGGGCAGCACTGTCAGCCGGTAAAAAGCGCGGTTAGCCTCCTGGTAATTGGCATAGGTCGCGTCACCCGGAATCCCCAAAAGCATCGGCGGCACCCCAAAGGCCAGCGCAATCTCACGCGCGGCACTCTCCTTGGTTTTCTGAAATTCCATGTCCGAGGGCGAAAAGCCCATCGGCTTCCAATCCAGCCCGCCTTCAAGCAGCATCGGTCGCCCGGCATTGCGCGCGCCCTGATGGTGGCTCTCCATCTCATTGACCAACCGGTCATACTGATCATGCGAGAGCGTACCTTGACCATCCGCACCAGAGAACACAATCGCACCGCTTGGGCGTGCCGCATTGTCCAAAAGAGCCTTGGACCAATGCGCCGCCGAATTGTGCACATCCACCGCCCGCGCCGCAGCCTGCATCGGCGACACGCCGTAATGGTCATCTTGTGGGTGAAAGCTCTTGATAT
This window harbors:
- a CDS encoding gene transfer agent family protein gives rise to the protein MANPYAGEVALVIDGTRHVLKLTLGALAELEAGLEADSLVALIKRFENGGFSTRDVLALIVAGLRGGGWTGTAEDLLSAEIEGGPVGAARAAAALLTRAFLNAESA
- a CDS encoding phage major tail protein, TP901-1 family, whose protein sequence is MAVQNGKDLLVKIDLTGDGNFQTVAGLRATRISFNAESVDVTSLESAGGWRELLAGAGVKSAAISGSGIFRDESSDERARQIFFDGEMPDFQVVIPDFGIIEGPFQVSSIEYAGTHDGEATYELALSSAGQLSFVAA
- a CDS encoding DUF3168 domain-containing protein; amino-acid sequence: MSYGVAAALQAAVYQRLSADTALNDLVAGAIYDALPQGSMPPVYVTLGPEDAQVQSDVTGQGAWHRFTVSVVTEVSGFHAAKEVAGAISDALVGAPLVLSRGRLSSLNFYRARAQREGTGALRRIDLIFRARVDDTA
- a CDS encoding head-tail adaptor protein; amino-acid sequence: MNGPRLNRHLMLEHRERTPDGAGGFDDTWVSLGAVWADVQARTGRDASGEAVSLSTTVYRIIVRAAPYGAPSRPTPGQRFREGVRVFRIQAVAEADAQARYLTCFCEEEVAL
- a CDS encoding head-tail connector protein encodes the protein MMLIEETAVSQSALPVDEFKSHLKLGTGFSDADVQDPLLESYLRAAVSAIEARTGKILITRTFSWTLTRWWDATGQALPVAPVSEIVSLILRNRIEEEETIDTTHYVLEADAQRPILRPVGSTLPGVPPGGVAELSFVAGYASAWGGLPADLGQAVILLAAHYYEHRHETRQGDTQMPFGVKSLIERYRTVRLLSGGRLS
- a CDS encoding HK97 family phage prohead protease → MQTETGLERKFCRFDEDLTVTDGTHIEGYASYFGRKDRGGDVVERGAYSGSLRRLAEEGRQIKMLWQHDPAQPIGVWDEVREDEKGLYVKGRLLDGIERAREAATLIAAQAIDGLSIGYRTVKAVRDDKGQRLLKELELWEVSLVTFPMLPSARVGAKDDTLVSDTLRELAAALEDARQEIAQM
- a CDS encoding phage portal protein encodes the protein MVLKFFRNSRIERAAPEHKASAVGRVAAWHSAGRVAWSPRDAATLTRTGFLGNPVGFRCVKMVAEAAASLPLVLQDRQTRYAEHPALDLVRRPNPVQGRAELFEALYGQLLLTGNGYLEAVASPEGGLPMELHVLRSDRMSVVPGSDGWPVGYEYSVGGRAHRFDVGEGPSPVCHIKSFHPQDDHYGVSPMQAAARAVDVHNSAAHWSKALLDNAARPSGAIVFSGADGQGTLSHDQYDRLVNEMESHHQGARNAGRPMLLEGGLDWKPMGFSPSDMEFQKTKESAAREIALAFGVPPMLLGIPGDATYANYQEANRAFYRLTVLPLVARVVASVADWLSSYSIDVFELRPDLDQVPALSAERDAQWARVTAATFLSDAEKRALLGLAAVEAGV